From Amphiura filiformis chromosome 20, Afil_fr2py, whole genome shotgun sequence, a single genomic window includes:
- the LOC140142272 gene encoding uncharacterized protein has product MKWLCVFMLAHIAAFSHARLNMAAFNIETLGVTKMGKPEVVDYLVKIITRYDLVVIQELRDASGEAIVDLLDAVNAYSVDQYDMILGSRAGRSSYKEQYVFMFKPDSLKITGYYEYMEPSDEFEREPMIVRFSAVDGCAEQKVFAMMAIHAKPDNAVVEIDYLADVYDDVVSTWGIEDVAIVGDFNADCNYVGAKDWANIRLRTQSRFHWLIPDETDTTQSPNTNCAYDRLVVTGNLISTAHSPSVFYYDAFYGMTSSFAYKMQNKQLIYIGLLSLMICADVAVSLKVASFNIEVLGVTKVGKPYVVDILVKILARYDLIMVQEYRDKSQEAVVDLLDALNAHVGSTMYTYVMGARQGRTSSQEQVIYYFKPTKLTVTDAYDWDDKRDVFEREPYVVRFTSPTTIIKDFAIVNIHVKPDDAVAECDYLTDVYDDAVSKYGTTNVIVTGDLNADCTYVRDDDWANIRLRSQTRFIWLTPDDADTTVNTNTHCAYDRWVVNDNMKNIITGIGVFYFDAYYGLDYETADDVSDHYPIEMTIN; this is encoded by the exons ATGAAGTGGCTGTGTGTTTTCATGTTGGCTCATATAGCTGCCTTTTCACATGCGAGACTGAACATGGCAGCTTTTAATATTGAAACTCTTGGAGTGACTAAAATGGGCAAACCAGAAGTTGTCGATTATTTGGTTAAG ATCATAACTCGTTACGATCTTGTTGTCATTCAAGAATTGAGAGACGCATCTGGTGAAGCTATTGTTGATTTACTCGATGCTGTCAACGC ATATTCTGTTGATCAGTATGACATGATTCTCGGCTCAAGAGCAGGACGATCATCTTACAAGGAGCAATACGTGTTTATGTTCAA acCAGACTCCTTAAAAATCACGGGATATTACGAATATATGGAGCCCAGTGATGAGTTTGAAAGGGAACCCATGATTGTACGTTTCAGTGCAGTAGATGGCTGTGCAG AGCAAAAAGTTTTTGCAATGATGGCAATTCATGCTAAACCCGATAACGCTGTTGTAGAAATAGATTATCTGGCTGATGTCTATGATGATGTGGTGTCTACATGGGGGATAGAG GATGTGGCGATCGTTGGCGATTTTAACGCCGACTGCAACTATGTCGGGGCTAAGGATTGGGCGAATATCCGACTGCGTACCCAAAGCCGCTTCCATTGGTTGATTCCAGATGAAACAGACACAACACAGAGTCCAAATACTAACTGTGCTTACGATAG GTTAGTGGTGACAGGCAACTTAATAAGTACTGCGCATTCTCCGTCTGTGTTCTACTATGACGCTTTTTATGGAATGACATCTTCGTTT gcctacaagatgcagAACAAGCAATTGATTTACATCGGCCTGCTAAGCCTGATGATTTGTGCTGATGTCGCCGTGTCATTGAAAGTTGCGTCATTTAACATCGAAGTTCTTGGTGTCACCAAAGTCGGCAAGCCGTATGTTGTGGATATTCTTGTCAAG ATTCTGGCAAGATATGATTTGATTATGGTGCAAGAGTACAGAGATAAATCTCAAGAAGCTGTGGTTGATTTGCTAGACGCATTAAATGC TCATGTAGGATCCACTATGTACACCTATGTCATGGGCGCCAGACAGGGACGGACATCATCCCAGGAACAGGTCATTTATTATTTCAA ACCCACTAAGTTGACCGTCACTGATGCCTACGATTGGGATGATAAGAGGGATGTATTTGAACGTGAACCATACGTCGTACGCTTTACCTCACCAACAACAA TAATCAAAGACTTTGCAATAGTCAATATCCATGTGAAACCTGACGACGCTGTCGCCGAGTGTGATTATCTTACCGACGTCTACGATGATGCTGTCAGTAAATACGGCACAACG AATGTGATTGTGACTGGCGATTTGAACGCAGATTGTACCTATGTGAGAGACGATGATTGGGCTAACATTAGACTGCGTTCCCAAACACGATTCATATGGCTAACTCCTGATGATGCAGATACTACTGTAAACACCAACACCCACTGCGCATACGACAG